TTGCCGACACGGCCAGGATCATCCGCGCTGAACTGGCTCCATGGTGTGCACCCAGGTTCTCGAACGCTACGGCGGTATCGCCACCGCAGCGCAGCTCGCGGCGGCGGGCGCCACTCCGCGCGCACTGACCGCCCTCGTGCGCGAGGGGCATGCCATTCGACTTCGTCGCGGCGTCTATGCGCTACCCGGCGCCCTGCCGTCCGCTGTGGAGGCGGCACGAGCGGGAGGGAGGCTGTCGTGCGTCTCCGCCGCACGAAGCTTCGGCTTGTGGGGCGGAACGGATGCGCGCCTCCACCTGCGGGTGCCGGCGCATGCCACGCGACTTCCTGCGAGCGAGGCGGTGAGGCACTGGGTCGATGACGAGGGGAGCGATGAGTGCTGGCGCGTGTCGTTCGACGAATGCCTGCGCTCGGTCGTGAGGTGTGCCGACGAAGAGACCGCGGTGGCCGTCCTCGACACCGCGCTGTCGTCGGGCGCGGCGACCCTCGTGGGGCTCCGACGTGTCTTCGCGTCCGAGCCGGCGAGGTCGCGGCACGTCGCCTCGCTCGCTCGCCCCGGATCGGACTCGGGTGTGGAGTCGCTTGTGCGCCAGCGGCTGGAGGCGGCGGGACACATCGTGGCGCAGCAGGTCCACGTCCCCGGCGTCGGCCGCGTCGACATGCTCGTCGACGGGGTGCTCTTCCTCGAACTCGACGGCTTCGCCTATCACGGCGACCGGCGCGCGTTCGAGCGGGATCGCGCACGCGATGTCGGGCTCGCACTGAGTGGTCGGCGGCGATTGCGGCTCTCGGCCGCTCAGGTGATGAACGAGTGGGAGTCCGCGCTCGCCGCGATCGAGGGTGTGCTGGCTGCTCCGGAGGTTCGGGCGTGAGAGGCCCGATTAAGCACAGAACTCCGGAAGTCCGGCCCGGGGCGGGGAGGACTTCCGGAGTTGCTGTGGCGGGATTGGCGTCAGACGATCGTGAGGAGGAGGTGGCCGGAGGAGACCGTCTCGCCCACGGCGGCGTTGATGCCGGAGATGGTGCCGTCCTTGTGGGCGGTGAGCGGCTGCTCCATCTTCATGGCCTCGAGCACGAGCACCAGGTCGCCCTTGACGACCTCGTCGCCGTCGGCGACCGCGACCTTGACGACGGTCGCCTGCATCGGCGCGGTGATCGAGTCGCCGGTGGCGGTGTCGACGTTGTGCGCTGCGCCGCGGCGGCGCGGGGCCGGAGCGGAGGAGGCGTCGGAGGCCGAACCGCCGGAGAGCAGCTTCGCGGGCAGCGAGACCTCGATGCGCTTGCCCTCGACCTCGACCACGACGCTGCTGCGGCGCTCGGCAGGGGCCTGGTCGCCGAGCTCGCCCGACCAGGGCTGGATCTCGTTGTTCCACTCGGTCTCGATCCAGCGCGTGTAGATCGAGAACGGCTCGCCGTCCTGCGGCGCGAAGGCGGGGTCGCGCACGATCGCGCGGTGGAACGGCAGCACGGTCGGCAGGCCGGCCACCTCGAACTCGTCGAGGGCGCGGCGGGAGCGCTCCAGCGCCTCCTCGCGGCTGCTGCCGGTCACGATGAGCTTCGCGAGCATGGAGTCGAAGGCGCCGCTCACGACGTCGCCGGCCTGGATGCCGGTGTCGACGCGCACGCCGGGGCCTCCTGCGGGCTTGAAGACGTGCACCGGGCCGGGGGAGGGGATGAAGTTGCGGCCGGCGTCCTCGCCGTTGATGCGGAACTCGAACGAGTGCCCGCGCGGCGCGGGGTCGTCGTAGTCGAGCTCGCCGCCCTCGGCGATGCGGAACTGCTCGCGGACGAGGTCGATGCCGGTGACCTCCTCCGAGACCGGGTGCTCGACCTGGAGGCGGGTGTTCACCTCGAGGAACGACACCGTCCCGTCCTTGCCGATGAGGAACTCGCAGGTACCCGCTCCCTGGTAGCCGACCTCCTTGAGGATGGCCTTCGACGAGCTGTACAGCTTCTCGGTCTGCTCGGCGGTGAGGAAGGGGGCGGGCGCCTCCTCCACGAGCTTCTGGTGGCGGCGCTGCAGCGAGCAGTCGCGCGTGGAGACGATGACCACGTTGCCGTATGCGTCGGCGAGGCACTGGGTCTCGACGTGGCGGGGCTGGTCGAGGTACTTCTCGACGAAGCACTCGCCGCGACCGAACGCGGCGATGGCCTCGCGGGTGGCCGACTCGAACAGCTCGGCGACCTCGTCGCGCTCGCGTGCGACCTTGAGACCGCGGCCACCACCGCCGAACGCGGCCTTGATGGCGACGGGGAGGCCGTACTGGTCGACGAAGTCGAGGACCTCGGAGGCGTCGGCGACGGGGTTCAGGGTGCCGGGGGCGAGCGGGGCGCCGACCTTCTCGGCGACGTGGCGCGCGGAGACCTTGTCGCCGAGGCGCTCGATCGCCTCGGGCGACGGGCCGATCCAGGTCAGGCCGGCCGCGATGACGGCGCGGGCGAAGTCCGCGTTCTCGGCGAGGAAGCCGTAGCCGGGGTGCACGGCGTCGGCGCCGGAGCGGCGGGCGACGGAGAGCAGCTTGTCGATGACCAGGTACGTCTCGGCACTCGTGGTGCCCTCGAGCGCGTACGCCTCGTCGGCGAGGCGCACGTGCAGGGCGTCGCGGTCCTGGTCGGCGTAGACGGCGACGGAGCCGATCCCGCTGTCCTTGGCGGCGCGGATGACCCGGACGGCGATCTCGCCCCGGTTGGCGATGAGAACCTTGCTGATACGTGGCACAGTCCCCTAGCCTATTGCGCTCGATCCCGGCTGTTTTGGACGGCCTCCACAAAAATGCATGCCCTGGCTGTGGGAGGCGCCACAAAGCGCGGCACGAAGCGCGCCACAGAACGGGACGTCAGGCGCGCGCCCGCGGGGCTCAGCCCGCGCGGTTCCAGAGCGACGTCCACTCCACCCCGAGCTCGCGGACCAGGTCGCGCAGCGTCGAGAGGGAGAGGCCCACCACGGTGCTGGGGTCGCCCTCCACGCGCGTGATGAAGGGGCCGCCGAGGCTGTCGATCGTGAAGGCGCCCGCGACCTCCAGAGGCTCACCCCTGGCCACGTATGCGTCGATCTCGGCGTCGGTGACGTCGGCGAAGGTCACCGAGGCGACCGCGGTCGCTCCGGCCGCGGCGTTCTCGCGGCCGTCGCGGTGGTCGATCAGCCAGTGGCCCGAATGGAGGCGGCCGGTGCGTCCCCGCTGGGAGCGCCAGCGCTCGCGGGCGACCTCGGGCAGGTGCGGCTTGCCGTGGATGGCGTCGTCGATCGCGAACGCCGAGTCGCCGCCGAGGATGAGCCCGTCGATCGGCTCGCCGTCGAGGGTGCCGCGCACTGCCTCCGCCTTGAGCCGTGCGAGCAGCTGCACCATCGCGTCGGCGTCGAGCGGGCCGTGCTCGGCCTCGGCCGCGGCGACGGCCGCCGGTTCGTCGACGTGCGACGGCACGACGATCGGCTCGATGCCCGCGGCGCGCAGCAGCGCGAGGCGGGCAGGGGAGGTGGAGGCGAGGTAGAGGCGCATGGTCACCTGTGGGATGCTCGACGGATGCCCCAGAAGGATGAGGTCGACCTCGACATTACCAACGTCGCCCACGGCGGCGTCTTCGTCGCCCGTCACGAGGGCAGGGTCGTCTTCGTCCCTGACACGATGCCCGGTGAGCGGGTGCGGGCGCGCGTCGCCGACACCAGCCACGACCGGTTCTGGCGGGCCGAGGCGGTGGAGGTGCTGGAGGCGGCGCCCGAGCGGCAGGATCACGTCTGGGAGGCTGCGTCGATCACGCATGCTCCTGGCCGGCGCGCGGGCGGTGCGGACCTCGGCCACATCCGGCTCGACCACCAGCGCGAGCTCAAGCGCCGGGTGATCGTCGACGCGTTGCAGCGCACCGGCCGGCTCGACGAGGCGCGCATCGCCACGCTGAGCCCCGCCGGCGGTCCCGTCAGCGTGGAGCCCGTCGTCGGCGAGACCGCGGACGGCACCGGCTGGCGTACGCGCGTGCGTCTCCAGGTCGCACAGGACGGCTCGATCGGCCCCTACGCGGCCAGGACCCACACCGTCGTGCCCGTGCGCGACCTCCCGCTCGCCACGGACCTGGTGCAGGCGAACGTCCCGTTCGGCCAGCGGTTCCCCGGGGCTGAGTCGGTGGACGTCGTCGCGACCGGCGACGGAACCGCGCACGTCCTCGTCAACGACGCGCCGGTGCGCCGCGGCAAGAAGCTCGTGCGGCCGCACCGCCGCCCTGTGCCCATCCGGGAGCGCGTCGGCGATCGGGAGTTCCGGCTCGACGCGCGCGGCTTCTGGCAGGTGCACCGTGGGGCGGCCGCGACGCTGACCGCCGCCGTGCAGGACGCGGTGGACGAGGCGCTGTTCGACCCGCGGGCTGCGAACCTCGACCTCTACGGGGGAGTGGGCCTGCTGGCCGCAGCGCTCGGCGACCGGTTCGGCTCCACCCTCCGCATCACCTCCGTCGAGAGCGACGAGAACGCCACCGACGACGCCGCCGAGAACCTCGCCGACTGGGTGGGCGCGACGGCTGTCACCGAACGCGTCGAGCGGTTCGCCGCGCGGCTCGCCGCGGACGCCACCGCCGCCGAGCGCGCCCGCCTCCGCGCGGCGACCGTCATCCTCGACCCGCCGCGGTCGGGAGCCGGTCGCGCCGTCGTCGACGCCATCGCCTCCGTCCGCCCCGCCCAGATCGTCTACGTCGCCTGCGATCCGGTCGCCCTCGCCCGCGATCTGGCCTTCTTCGCCGGGCACGGCTACCCCGTGCGATCGCTCCGCGCCTTCGACCTCTTCCCCAACACGCACCACGTGGAGGCCGTGGCGACCCTCGCGCCGTGATGTCCACCACTACGATGGTCAGCATGGTGCGGGTGGCAATCGTCGACGATCACGAGTCCGTGCGGCTGGGCATCAAGGCCGCCTGCCAGGACGCGGGCTACGAGGTGGTCGCGACCGCGGCCACGGTCGACGAGTTCGTCGCCGCCCTCGGCTCGCGTGAGTGCGACGTCGTGGTGCTCGACCTGTCGCTCGGCGACGGGTCGAAGGTCACCGACAACGTCAAGCGCGCGCAGGCGACCGGCGCCGCCGTGCTGGTGCACAGCATCGCGGACCGGGTGGCCAGCGTCCGCGAGGCGCTCGCCGCCGGAGCCGCCGGCGTCATCCCGAAGTCGTCTCCGACCACGACGGTCATGAACGCGATCTCGACCGTCGCCAGGGGCGACGTGCTGAACAACCTCGAATGGGCCACCGCGATCGACGCCGACAGTGACTTCGCGAAGGCGCAGCTGGGGCGGCGCGAGCGCGATGTGCTCCATCTCTACGCGTCGGGCCTGCCGCTCAAGGCGGTCGCGGCGCAGCTGGGCATCGCGAACTCCACGGCCCGCGAGTACCTGGACCGCATCCGGGTGAAGTACGTGGAGGTCGGCCGTCCGGCGCCGACGAAGGTCGATCTGCTGCGGCGCGCGGTGGAGGACGGCATCCTGCCCGGGCTCGACCCCGACACGGGCAATGAGCGCGTCTAGCGACCTCCGGCCGGGGCCGGAGGCCCCCCGGGAGAGCGCGAAGCCGCGCAACCCGCTCAGCCGTGCGCGCATCGAGCGGATCGCCGACCGGACCGTGTCCGCGTTCGGCCTCGTCTTCGGGCTGCAGACGTTCCCGACGGCGCTGAGCCAGCTGGGCCTGCTGCGGGAGCCGGCGGGCGTCGTCGTCGCCACGCTCATCTTCGGCGGCATCCTCGTCACGGTCCTGCTCGCCGTCGTCCAGCGCGGCGTCAAGATCGCGATGGGCGTCCTCGCCATCGTCTACCTGCTCGCGATCGTCACCTGGCCGCTGCTGATCAGGGACCCGTCGCCGTTCACCGCCGAGAAGCCGTGGGTGTGGTTCCTCTGCTCGGTCTTCACCGCGTTCGCCGCGGTCGCGTATCCGCTGTGGCTCGCGCTGGCGTACACCGTGGTGACGCCGATCGCGTACGGCATCATCCGCGCCCTGCCCGCCGGCGGCGGCGTCGGGCCCGAGCTGGCCGGCCTCGACACCGTGTACGCGATCATCCTCGGCGGCGTCATCCTCGCCATCATCGCGATGATGCGGCAGGCGTCGTCGGCGGTCGACACGGCGCAGAGCCAGGCGCTCGCCCGGTACGCGACCGCGGTGCGCCAGCACGCCACCGAGGTCGAGCGCGTGCAGGTCGACGCCATCGTGCACGACAGCGTGCTCACCACCCTGCTCTCGGCCGCAGCGGCCCGCACGCCGGAGGCGCAGGAGCTCGCGGCGACCATGGCCGCGGACGCGATCGGCCACCTCCACGCCGCCGAGGCGTCCGGCCCGGAGGACCAGTCGCTCGTCGGCCTCGAGCAGCTCAGCAATCGGCTGGTGACGGCCGCCAACGCCTTCGCGTCGCCGTTCGAGGTCGAGGTGCGCGACGTGGAGGTGCACAGCCTCCCCGTGAACGTGGCGGAGGCCGTGTACTCGGCCAGCGTGCAGGCGATGGTGAACAGCACGCAGCACGCCGGGGGCCCGGAGGTGCGGCGCCGCATCTTCATCCGCGGCGGCAGCCCGGCCGCAACTGTCCACATCGTCGTCGAGGACGACGGCCGCGGCTTCGAGGTGGAGGAGGTGCCCGCCGAGCGCCTCGGCCTGCGGGTGAGCATCCGCGAACGCCTGGCGAAGGTCGGCGGCCGCGCCCAGATCCGCACCGCGCCCGGCGAGGGGACCGTCGTCACCATCCTCTGGCCGTCGTCGGAGCGCGACCGCCCACTGGCCGTGCGCGAGCAGGAGGGCGTCGCGTGATCACCCTCAACCGCGTCCTCTTCCTCAGCCTGGGCGCGCTGTTCTCGGCCTACCACCTGTTCCTCGGGCTGTCGTCGCTGTCGACCCCCGTGAATCCCTGGCCGCCCCTGGTGGCGATGGCCATCTACGCCGTCGCGGCCGTGGCCAGCCTGTGGCCGACGAGCCCCACCAAGATGCCGCTGTGGCTCGCCGCGTTCGATCTCGCCGTGTGCGTGGTCGTCCCCATCCTCGTGACGAGTCAGCTCGACCCGGCCCGCGACAACGGCTACGCGACCTGGTACGTGGCCGCCGTCGGGACGATCATGACCATCTGCGCCGTCCGGAGGCAGGCGATCATCGCGTGGGTCGGCGTCGGCTACCTCGCGGTGCAGACGGTGTTCTGGGCCGGCCCCGGCGCGCTGGCGGGGCTGGGCGTCATCGGCTCCGTCGTGTGGGTCGGCGTCGCCGTGGTCATCTCGGGTTCGCTCGCGAAGGCCGGGCGTGACGCGCTGCAGTTCGCCCGCGCCGAGCGCGAGGCCACGGAGTGGCAGGCGGCGCAGGAGGCGCACGTCATGGAGCGCCAGCTGCGCCTGCGACAGACCTACCGCGTGGCCGCGCCGATGCTGGCCGAGATCGTGCGGCGAGGCGGCGACCTGACCGAGGCCGAGCGGCGCGAGTGCCGGTACCTCGAGGGCGCGATCCGCGACGAGATCCGCGGCCGGCGCCTCCTCAACGACGATGTGCGGCGGGAGGTCATGGACGCGCGCCGCCGCGGCGTCGTGGTCAGCCTCCTCGACGAGGGCGGGATCGACGACCTCGACTCCCGCGGCCTGGACACGGTGCTCGGGCGGCTCGCGGAGGCGATCCGGGGCACGACGACCGACAAGCTCATCATCCGCACCGTGCCGCGCTCGTCGAAGACGGCGGTCACGGTCGTGGGCCTGCGCATGTCGGACGACGGCGCGGCGAACGCGCTCGGTGCCGACTCCGACGACGACGAAGTGGACCTCTGGCTGGAGATCCCGCGCCCGGTGGCCTGAAGCGGCGCAGAACCTCACGACGTCACGAGCGTTAAAGGAGAAAGGGGCCGACACCCGAATTGTCGGCCCCTTTTCAAACCCCGAGTCAGGGCGACAACCCGAATATCGCCCTGACTCGCCCCCAAAGCACTCGCCCGCTTACCCTAGTCGGCGAGTGATTGGCGGTGTGACTCACGAGGAGAGACACCTAGCAATAACCATATTGACGGTGCTCCCACAAAATACATAGTCGTCATTTTGGAGGACACCAGGGGGACACCCCGAAACCGGCTGGATACGCCGTTTCGCGGAATCCCGCCTGCCCCACATCCGGGGGACGCCCCGATCGGGGTACAACCCGTCGACGGTACGGTTCAGGCCGAGAACGAGCGCCAGGCTCCCGGCCCCGGGGTGAGCGGCTGCCGCAGCTGACGCTGGCTGCGCGCCCACGCATCCTGGCCGTGCTGGGGGCGGGCAGCGCGCGCTGCGGCGGCGGCCTCGGCGGCTGCCGCCGTCAGCACAGCGGTGACCGCGGCGATCTCCTCCGGGGTCACGCCGCGCGTGAGGAACCGGAGCTGCGACGGGTCGAGCGGCGCGTCGCTCACAGCGGGATGTTCCCGTGCTTCTTGGGCGGCAGGGAGGAGCGCTTGGTGCGCAGCGCCCGCAGCGCCTTGATCACCGAAACGCGCGTCGCCGACGGCTCGATCACGCCGTCGAGCTCGCCACGCTCGGCCGCGAGGAACGGGCTGGCGACGTTGTACGTGTACTCGTTCGCGAGCTTGGTGCGCACGGCGGCCACATCCTCCCCGGCCTCCTCCGCGCGCTTGATCTCGCCGCGGTACAGGATGTTGACCGCGCCCTGACCGCCCATGACGGCGATCTCGGCGGTCGGCCAGGCGAGGTTGATGTCGGCGCCGAGCTGCTTGGAGCCCATGACGATGTACGCGCCGCCGTACGCCTTGCGGGTGATGATCGTGACCAGCGGCACGGTCGCCTCCGCGTACGCGTACAGCAGCTTGGCGCCGCGGCGGATGACGCCCGTCCACTCCTGGTCGGTGCCGGGCAGGTAGCCGGGCACGTCGACGAGGGTGAGGATCGGGATGCTGAAGGCGTCGCAGAACCGCACGAAGCGCGACGCCTTCTCGCCGGCGTCGATGTTGAGCGTCCCGGCCATGGAGCTGGGCTGGTTGGCGACGATTCCCACCGAGCGGCCCTCCACCCGGGCGAAGCCGATCACGATGTTGGGCGCGAAGAGCGGCTGCACCTCGAGGAACTCGCCGTCGTCGACGATGCCCTCGATGATCGTCTTCACGTCGTAGGGCTGGTTGGGGGAGTCGGGGATGACCGTGTCGAGGCGGCGGTCGGCGTCGGTGATCTCGAGCTCGGGCTCCGCCTCGTACACGGGGAGCTCGGCGAGGTTGTTCTGCGGCAGGTAGCTGAGCAGCGAGCGCGCGTAGTCGAGGGCGTCCTCCTCGTCGCTGGCGAGGTAGTGCGAGACGCCGGAGACCTTGTTGTGGGTGAGCGCGCCGCCGAGCTCCTCGAAGCCGACGTCCTCTCCGGTCACCGTCTTGATGACGTCGGGGCCGGTGACGAACATGTGGCTCGACTTGTCGACCATGATCACGAAGTCGGTGAGCGCGGGGGAGTACACCGCGCCTCCGGCCGCCGGGCCCATGACGATGGAGATCTGCGGGATGACGCCCGACGCGGCGGTGTTGCGGCGGAAGATCTCGCCGTACTTGCCGAGCGCGACCACGCCCTCCTGGATGCGCGCGCCGCCGGAGTCGAGGATGCCGATCATCGGCACACCGGTCTTCAGCGCGTGGTCCATGACCTTGATGATCTTCTCGCCGGCGACCTCGCCGAGGGAGCCGCCGAAGATGGTGAAGTCCTGGCTGAAGACGGCGACGTTGCGGCCGTGGATGGTGCCGACGCCGGTGACCACCGCGTCGCCGTACGGGCGCTTCGCCTCCATGCCGAAGGCGTGGGTGCGGTGGCGGACGAACTCGTCGAACTCGACGAACGAGCCCTGGTCGAGCAGCAGCTCGATGCGCTCGCGGGCGGTGAGCTTGCCCTTGGCGTGCTGCTTCTCGATGGCGGCCTGCCCGCTCGCGGTCACGGCCTCGTGGAACCGCTCCCGGAGGTCCGCCAGCTTGCCGGCGGTGGTGGAGAGATCGGGGGTCTGACGTGCTTCGGTGTCGGTCACGCCGTTCACTCTACCGGCCAGTCGTTGGGGCATGTCGTTGAGGAAACCCTACAAATCGCGGGGTCTGCGCTGGCAGACTGGGCCAGGTGAACGACACCACCGCGGCGGACTTCCCGCGCAGCAGAGCCATCGTCCCCGTCCTCGAGGCGCTGCCGGAGGCGGGCTCGACCAACGACGTCCTCTCCGCCCGCGCCGGCGACCTCCCCGACCTGTCCGTGGTGGTCACGCGCAGCCAGACCGGAGGCAGGGGGAGGCTCGGCCGCGTCTGGGTGTCCCCGCCCGGCAAGGCGCTCGCGATCTCGGTGCTGCTGAAGCCGCACGGACTCGCGCCGGAGTCGCTGGGCTGGTTCCCCCTCCTTGCCGGTCTCGCGATGAGCAGGGCGCTGGGAGGGCTCGTCGAGCAGGAGGGCGGCCGCCGGGTCGCGGTGAAGTGGCCGAACGACGTGCACATCGACGGGCTGAAGGTGTGCGGCATCCTCACCGAGCTGCTGCCGTCGTCCGCCGGCGGCATCGACGGCATCGTGGTCGGCGCGGGGGTCAACCTCACGCTCGACCGCGAGGAGCTGCCGACCGGCACCTCCACCTCCCTCGCCCTCTCCGGGGCGACGACCACCGACCCGGACACCGTGCTGAGCGCGTACCTGGTGGAGCTGACCACCCTGTACCGCGAGTTCGGCGCGGCCGGCGGCGACCCCGACCGCAGCGCGCTGCGCGACCAGGTGACCGAGGCCTGCGAGACCATCGGCCGCGCGGTGCGTGTGGAGCTGCCGGGCGGCGACGTCCTGCTCGGCACCGCGGCCGGTCTCGACCGGGACGGCCGGCTGCTCGTGGACGCGGATGCGGGGCGCACCGCCGTCGCAGCCGGTGACGTGACGCACCTGCGGTATTAATGAAGTCATGAGCAACACGCCGGAGGGTGCGCCCGCCCAGCCCCCGGAGAAGGTCGTGGCGCGCCTCCGGGCCCACGCCCGTGTGCTGTTCTGGCCGAGCCTCGCGCTGATCGTCGCCAGCGGCGCGGTCGGCTACTTCGCCGGACGGCTCGACGAGGTGTGGGAGATCGTGCTGCTGTGGTCGGCCGCGGCCGCCGTGCTCCTCCTGCTCTTCCTGCTGCCGCTGGCGGCCTGGTTGAGCCGCCGCTACACGATCACGACGCGGCGCATCGTCATCCGGCACGGCTTCTTCGTGCGGGTGCGGCAGGAGCTGCTGCACAGCCGCGGCTACGACGTCAGCGTGCGCCGCAGCTGGCTGCAGAGCATGTTCCGGTCGGGGGACGTGCGCATCAACTCGGCGCTCGAGCATCCCGTCGTGCTGAAGGACGTGCCGAAGGCCGACCAGGTTCAGCGGGCGCTGAGCGAACTGATGGATCACGGGCAGAACGTGGTCGGGTTCCGCCGGCAGCAGTCGGAGTCAGTCTCCGACGAGACCACCGTCTGGGGCTCCCGCTAGCTGCGTCGGCCGCTCGACCGGAGCCGGCTGCCGCGCGGCCCGTGCACGCTGGGCACGCGCGGGCGAGAAGACCCACCAGCGGTAGAACGCGAACCGGAACAGCGTGCCGAGCGCGAGTCCGACGATGTTGTTGGCGATGTTGTCCGCCAGCAGCGACGTGAAGCCGAGCAGGTAGTGCGACACCCAGACGCACACGAGCGGGATGACCATGCCGGCGAGGCTGACCGCGAAGAACTCCACGCCCTCCCGGACCGTGTCCTGCTGCCGCTGCGCGGAGAACGCCCAGTACCGGTTGCCCACCCAGTTGGTGGCGATGGCCACGACCGTCGCGATGCCCGTCGCCCACAGGCTGCGGTGCGGCACGTGCGCGAGCACGGTGATCATCAGGGCGTTGAAGACCACCAGGTTGACGACGAATCCCAGCGCCCCCACCGCGCCGAACTTCATCAGCTGCGGGAGGAGCCGCGCCGTGCGCGAGGGGACGGGACTCTCTGTCGACATGCTCCAGCCAGAGGAATGGGGAAAGATGGGTGATGCGCTCGTCACACTACGCGAGCGGGGTTTCCGGTGGCTGGGAGTTGCCCACGCACACCATGAAGAGTTGAAGAGCATCGAGGAGACGAGCGGCGGATGGCGCGGACGACTGTGGGAGTGATCGGCGGCGGGCAGCTGGCCAGGATGATGATCCCTCCGGCGATCGAGCTCGGCATCGATATCAAGGTGCTCGAGGAGGCCGAGGGCATGAGCGCCGAGATCGCGGCGACCGGCGTCGGCGACTACCGCGACCTCGACACCGTGCTCGCCTTCGCCGAGACCGTCGACGTGGTCACCTTCGACCACGAGCACGTGCCGCCGGCGATCCTGCGCGAGCTGGTCGCCCGCGGCGTCGCCGTGCACCCCGGCCCCGACGCGCTGCTCTACGCCCAGGACAAGCTGCAGATGCGGGCGAAGCTCACCGAGCTCGGCCTCCCCGTGCCCGATTGGGCCGCGGTGGAGGATGCGGACCAGCTCGCCGCGTTCCTCGCCGACCACGGCGGCCGCGCGGTCGTGAAGACGGCGCGCGGCGGCTACGACGGCAAGGGCGTCCGCGTGGTGAGCGAGCCGGCCGAGGCCGACGACTGGTTCCTGGCGCTCGCCGAGGACGGCCGCGGCGGCGCACTGCTGGTGGAGGAGCTGGTGCCGTTCCGCCGCGAGCTCGCGCAGCTGGTGGCCCGCCGCCCCTCCGGCGAGATCGCGGCGTGGCCGGTGGTGGAGACGATCCAGCGCGACGGCGTCTGCGCGGAGGTCATCGCGCCCGCCCCCGGCTCGACGGGCCGCGTGGCGGAGGTCGCCGCCGACATCGCGCGCCGCGTCGCGGACGGGCTCGGCGTCACCGGCGTGCTGGCCGTGGAGATGTTCGAGACCGACGACGGCCGCGTGCTGATCAACGAGCTCGCGATGCGCCCCCACAACAGCGGCCACTGGTCGATCGAGGGAGCCGTGACGAGCCAGTTCGAGCAGCACCTCCGTGCCGTCCTCGACCTCCCGCTCGGCGCGACGGAGCCCCGCGCGGACTGGTCGGTCATGGTCAACGTGCTCGGCGGCCCGGCCGAGGGCACCCTGCAGGACCGCTACCCGGCCGCGCTCGCCGCGCATCCCGAGGCCAAGTTCCACGGCTACGGGAAGGCCCCGCGCCCCGGCCGCAAGGTCGGGCACGTCACCGTCGCGGGGGCGGACCTCGACGACGTCGTGTACCGGGCGCGGGCGGCGGCGGCGTTCTTCGAGGGGTGAGGGGCGTCAGTCTCGCGAGCCGATCGGGAGGTCGGCTCGCTCGACGAGCGGTGCCAGGAAGAACATGACGAGGGAGGCCCCGATCAGGGCCGCGCCCACCGGCGCGACGAGCAGGCGGACCAGCCGGGCCGCCAGATCGAGGGCGAGCAGAAGATCCTGATCCATCGCGCTGGACGGCCTAGCGGTCGCGATCGCGGCACCGATCGCGGGCAGCAGGACTTCGAGGGCGACGCCTCCGAGTATGAGTGCGATTCCCCACGTCAGGACCAGGCGGGGTCGGAGCGGACGCCGGACATCGATCACGCTCCTCATCGTCATGCCCGCCACAGGTATGCTGCCCCGGTCGCCCACGAGGACGACATGCCCTGCATCTGCGTGTACGCGAGGACATTGCCCCACGGGACGCGGTATGCATCGCCGTTACCGCATCCGGTGGAGTGCCACACGGCCGCTTGG
The sequence above is a segment of the Leifsonia williamsii genome. Coding sequences within it:
- a CDS encoding biotin--[acetyl-CoA-carboxylase] ligase, whose protein sequence is MNDTTAADFPRSRAIVPVLEALPEAGSTNDVLSARAGDLPDLSVVVTRSQTGGRGRLGRVWVSPPGKALAISVLLKPHGLAPESLGWFPLLAGLAMSRALGGLVEQEGGRRVAVKWPNDVHIDGLKVCGILTELLPSSAGGIDGIVVGAGVNLTLDREELPTGTSTSLALSGATTTDPDTVLSAYLVELTTLYREFGAAGGDPDRSALRDQVTEACETIGRAVRVELPGGDVLLGTAAGLDRDGRLLVDADAGRTAVAAGDVTHLRY
- a CDS encoding acyl-CoA carboxylase subunit beta translates to MPQRLAGRVNGVTDTEARQTPDLSTTAGKLADLRERFHEAVTASGQAAIEKQHAKGKLTARERIELLLDQGSFVEFDEFVRHRTHAFGMEAKRPYGDAVVTGVGTIHGRNVAVFSQDFTIFGGSLGEVAGEKIIKVMDHALKTGVPMIGILDSGGARIQEGVVALGKYGEIFRRNTAASGVIPQISIVMGPAAGGAVYSPALTDFVIMVDKSSHMFVTGPDVIKTVTGEDVGFEELGGALTHNKVSGVSHYLASDEEDALDYARSLLSYLPQNNLAELPVYEAEPELEITDADRRLDTVIPDSPNQPYDVKTIIEGIVDDGEFLEVQPLFAPNIVIGFARVEGRSVGIVANQPSSMAGTLNIDAGEKASRFVRFCDAFSIPILTLVDVPGYLPGTDQEWTGVIRRGAKLLYAYAEATVPLVTIITRKAYGGAYIVMGSKQLGADINLAWPTAEIAVMGGQGAVNILYRGEIKRAEEAGEDVAAVRTKLANEYTYNVASPFLAAERGELDGVIEPSATRVSVIKALRALRTKRSSLPPKKHGNIPL
- a CDS encoding acyl-CoA carboxylase subunit epsilon, giving the protein MSDAPLDPSQLRFLTRGVTPEEIAAVTAVLTAAAAEAAAAARAARPQHGQDAWARSQRQLRQPLTPGPGAWRSFSA
- a CDS encoding GtrA family protein; its protein translation is MSTESPVPSRTARLLPQLMKFGAVGALGFVVNLVVFNALMITVLAHVPHRSLWATGIATVVAIATNWVGNRYWAFSAQRQQDTVREGVEFFAVSLAGMVIPLVCVWVSHYLLGFTSLLADNIANNIVGLALGTLFRFAFYRWWVFSPARAQRARAARQPAPVERPTQLAGAPDGGLVGD
- a CDS encoding 5-(carboxyamino)imidazole ribonucleotide synthase translates to MARTTVGVIGGGQLARMMIPPAIELGIDIKVLEEAEGMSAEIAATGVGDYRDLDTVLAFAETVDVVTFDHEHVPPAILRELVARGVAVHPGPDALLYAQDKLQMRAKLTELGLPVPDWAAVEDADQLAAFLADHGGRAVVKTARGGYDGKGVRVVSEPAEADDWFLALAEDGRGGALLVEELVPFRRELAQLVARRPSGEIAAWPVVETIQRDGVCAEVIAPAPGSTGRVAEVAADIARRVADGLGVTGVLAVEMFETDDGRVLINELAMRPHNSGHWSIEGAVTSQFEQHLRAVLDLPLGATEPRADWSVMVNVLGGPAEGTLQDRYPAALAAHPEAKFHGYGKAPRPGRKVGHVTVAGADLDDVVYRARAAAAFFEG
- a CDS encoding PH domain-containing protein; amino-acid sequence: MSNTPEGAPAQPPEKVVARLRAHARVLFWPSLALIVASGAVGYFAGRLDEVWEIVLLWSAAAAVLLLLFLLPLAAWLSRRYTITTRRIVIRHGFFVRVRQELLHSRGYDVSVRRSWLQSMFRSGDVRINSALEHPVVLKDVPKADQVQRALSELMDHGQNVVGFRRQQSESVSDETTVWGSR
- a CDS encoding ATP-binding protein; this translates as MSASSDLRPGPEAPRESAKPRNPLSRARIERIADRTVSAFGLVFGLQTFPTALSQLGLLREPAGVVVATLIFGGILVTVLLAVVQRGVKIAMGVLAIVYLLAIVTWPLLIRDPSPFTAEKPWVWFLCSVFTAFAAVAYPLWLALAYTVVTPIAYGIIRALPAGGGVGPELAGLDTVYAIILGGVILAIIAMMRQASSAVDTAQSQALARYATAVRQHATEVERVQVDAIVHDSVLTTLLSAAAARTPEAQELAATMAADAIGHLHAAEASGPEDQSLVGLEQLSNRLVTAANAFASPFEVEVRDVEVHSLPVNVAEAVYSASVQAMVNSTQHAGGPEVRRRIFIRGGSPAATVHIVVEDDGRGFEVEEVPAERLGLRVSIRERLAKVGGRAQIRTAPGEGTVVTILWPSSERDRPLAVREQEGVA